The following proteins come from a genomic window of Sulfitobacter indolifex:
- a CDS encoding dipeptide ABC transporter ATP-binding protein, with protein MNALLTVRDLSVRFGQTTAVDGISFDLEKGASLGIVGESGSGKSVTCRALMRLLPPAAKISGTAQYDGQDLLKMPLPALNQIRGKRIAMIFQSPASHLDPLMRIGDQVAETLHKHTQMRGQAVHDEVLRLLDLVQIPEPARWARAYPHQLSGGMKQRAMIAGALACQPDLLLADEPTTALDATVQKSVLDLLAQLRREQNLSMIFVSHDLGAVARVCDDLLVMRRSKMVESGPVLRVIDAPQHDYTRKLIASHPDRLTLRPVAEASAGAPLIEGKGLRIRYGGRSLADLIARREGGFVAVQNANLSVRLGETLGIVGESGSGKSTLARSLVGLVKPQRGSVHFDGMSVDPTGRDRVAYLREVQLIYQHPYEALSPRMTVARAIAEPLRRHKLCPPGEVKAKVADLMEQVGIPDKLAGRYPRQLSGGECQRVAIARALAFDPRVLIADEVTSALDVTLQAQVMDLLLKLQKERGLSMIFISHDLAVIRRLCNSVIVMRRGQIVESGPTGAVFDNPSEAYTRQLIDAIPHLRAGAA; from the coding sequence ATGAATGCTTTGCTGACAGTGCGCGACCTTTCGGTGCGCTTTGGCCAGACCACGGCGGTGGATGGCATCTCTTTTGACCTCGAGAAAGGCGCGTCGCTCGGCATCGTTGGCGAGAGCGGTTCGGGTAAATCTGTGACCTGCCGCGCGCTGATGCGGCTTCTGCCACCGGCGGCCAAGATCAGCGGGACAGCTCAATATGATGGGCAAGACCTGCTAAAGATGCCCCTGCCCGCGTTGAATCAGATCCGGGGCAAGCGCATCGCGATGATCTTTCAAAGCCCGGCCTCGCATCTTGATCCGCTGATGCGGATTGGCGATCAGGTGGCAGAGACGCTGCACAAGCACACCCAGATGCGTGGCCAAGCGGTGCACGACGAGGTGTTGCGCCTGCTAGATTTGGTGCAAATCCCCGAGCCAGCCCGCTGGGCGCGGGCCTATCCGCATCAACTTTCGGGCGGGATGAAGCAGCGCGCGATGATCGCGGGCGCGCTGGCCTGTCAGCCAGATCTGCTGCTGGCAGATGAACCAACCACGGCGTTGGATGCCACAGTGCAAAAGAGCGTGCTGGACCTGTTGGCGCAGCTCAGACGCGAGCAGAACCTGTCGATGATCTTTGTCAGCCACGACCTTGGGGCGGTGGCGCGGGTCTGTGATGATCTGCTGGTGATGCGGCGCTCGAAAATGGTAGAAAGCGGCCCGGTATTGCGGGTGATTGACGCGCCGCAACATGATTATACGCGCAAGCTGATTGCCTCGCACCCCGATCGTCTGACCCTGCGCCCGGTCGCTGAAGCCAGTGCTGGCGCGCCGTTGATCGAAGGGAAAGGGCTGCGCATCCGTTATGGCGGGCGCAGTTTGGCTGACCTGATCGCCCGGCGCGAGGGCGGGTTTGTTGCAGTTCAGAACGCCAACCTTTCGGTGCGGCTGGGGGAGACTTTGGGCATCGTCGGCGAAAGCGGCTCGGGCAAGAGCACGCTGGCACGGTCCCTTGTGGGGCTGGTCAAACCGCAGCGCGGTTCGGTGCATTTCGACGGAATGTCTGTCGATCCCACAGGTCGGGACCGGGTGGCCTATCTGCGCGAGGTTCAGTTGATCTACCAACATCCCTATGAGGCGCTGAGCCCGCGGATGACGGTGGCACGCGCCATTGCCGAGCCGCTACGCCGACACAAGCTCTGCCCGCCGGGCGAGGTCAAAGCCAAGGTCGCGGACCTGATGGAACAGGTCGGGATCCCCGACAAGCTGGCCGGCCGCTATCCGCGGCAATTGTCAGGGGGCGAATGCCAGAGGGTCGCCATCGCCCGCGCGCTTGCCTTTGATCCGCGTGTATTGATTGCAGATGAGGTGACATCGGCACTGGATGTGACCCTGCAAGCCCAAGTCATGGACCTGCTGCTAAAGCTACAAAAGGAACGGGGGCTTTCGATGATTTTTATCAGCCATGACCTCGCCGTGATCCGGCGGCTGTGCAATTCGGTGATCGTGATGCGGCGCGGGCAGATCGTCGAAAGCGGGCCGACGGGGGCGGTTTTTGACAACCCCAGTGAGGCCTATACCCGGCAGCTAATTGACGCTATTCCGCATCTGCGCGCGGGGGCTGCATGA
- a CDS encoding MurR/RpiR family transcriptional regulator, whose product MKKQNKIPSGPARERVTNARNLSKAESEVALWVERNFDNLPFETAADLAVGAGVSEMTVSRFVRRLGYENFKAFKAAVNAEFRKSDSDEGSLRSRRIAIPDGTGSELDAQLQLELDAIVEVYRMAATPQWDAALDVVQKAQHVNITGFQGVKGTAMDFATRLKYARPGVRFADGRSGNWSELFIEEPQTSCVIMVEVVPYAHEAVKVAELCLRRDVPLIMVTDQYSAWPRKYTPHVLSVATSTRTFLDSTAGIAALLGLFLSGITARVGAPAQDRLREMRELAAHFDPFSYEPGSQMRPILPSDRKDQS is encoded by the coding sequence ATGAAAAAACAGAACAAAATCCCAAGCGGTCCGGCCCGCGAGCGCGTCACGAATGCGCGCAACCTGTCCAAGGCGGAAAGCGAAGTGGCGCTTTGGGTCGAGCGTAACTTCGACAACCTGCCGTTCGAAACCGCCGCCGATCTCGCCGTCGGTGCAGGCGTAAGCGAGATGACAGTGAGCCGTTTTGTGCGGCGCTTGGGCTACGAAAATTTCAAGGCCTTCAAGGCGGCGGTGAACGCCGAGTTCCGCAAAAGCGACAGTGATGAGGGCAGCCTGCGCTCGCGCCGCATCGCCATTCCCGACGGCACCGGCTCAGAACTCGATGCCCAGTTGCAGTTGGAACTTGATGCCATCGTCGAAGTCTACCGCATGGCGGCCACCCCGCAATGGGACGCGGCGCTTGACGTGGTGCAAAAGGCGCAGCACGTCAATATTACTGGCTTTCAGGGGGTGAAGGGCACGGCCATGGATTTCGCCACCCGACTAAAATACGCCCGCCCCGGTGTGCGCTTTGCCGATGGGCGCAGTGGCAATTGGTCTGAGCTGTTCATTGAAGAGCCCCAGACGTCCTGTGTGATTATGGTCGAAGTGGTACCCTATGCACATGAAGCAGTAAAAGTGGCCGAGCTTTGTCTGCGCCGCGATGTGCCGCTGATTATGGTTACAGATCAATACAGCGCTTGGCCCCGCAAATACACGCCGCATGTGCTTTCAGTTGCCACCTCGACGCGGACCTTTCTGGACAGCACCGCTGGGATCGCGGCGCTATTGGGCCTGTTTCTAAGCGGCATCACAGCCCGCGTGGGCGCACCAGCACAGGACCGTCTGCGCGAAATGCGCGAATTGGCGGCGCATTTTGATCCATTTTCTTATGAGCCGGGCAGCCAAATGCGCCCGATCTTGCCCAGTGATCGGAAGGATCAAAGCTGA
- a CDS encoding DmpA family aminopeptidase: MPHPPRARDLGLPVSGTSGTYNAITDVPGVTVGFSTVIEEAVPGRHRGLCTGVSAILPRGTSGEITPVWAGVHSFNGNGELTGGHHIADLGWFMGPVMLTNSHSVGMVSHATVGWMIDRYADVFERDHMWCLPVVGETYDGVLNDINARGVTEAHARAALDHAAPGPVAEGNVGGGAGMIAYEFKGGTGTASRRITVAGAAYTLGVMVQANHGTRAAFEVAGVPVGREMTEDLVYPSEMGSIIVVIATDAPLLPHQLNRLARRGGIGIGRNGTTGGHNSGDIFLAFSTANPQANPWHTPDVMTLAALKDSHLDYFYTAAVQATEEAVLNAMVAAEDRVAVKPAGKLVRAIDHERLRAVMVAARAI, from the coding sequence ATGCCCCACCCTCCTCGCGCCCGCGATCTTGGCCTGCCGGTTAGCGGCACGTCCGGAACTTACAACGCAATCACGGATGTGCCCGGTGTCACCGTGGGCTTCTCAACTGTGATTGAAGAGGCTGTACCGGGGCGGCATCGCGGGCTCTGCACCGGGGTCAGCGCGATCCTCCCGCGCGGGACCAGCGGAGAGATCACGCCGGTCTGGGCGGGGGTGCATTCCTTCAACGGCAACGGCGAATTGACCGGCGGCCACCACATCGCCGATCTAGGGTGGTTCATGGGGCCGGTGATGCTGACCAACAGCCACAGTGTCGGCATGGTCAGCCATGCCACGGTGGGCTGGATGATTGACCGCTATGCCGATGTGTTTGAGCGCGATCACATGTGGTGTCTGCCCGTGGTGGGGGAGACCTATGACGGGGTGCTGAATGACATCAACGCACGGGGCGTAACCGAAGCTCACGCGCGGGCTGCGCTTGATCATGCCGCGCCCGGGCCTGTGGCCGAGGGCAATGTCGGCGGCGGGGCCGGGATGATCGCCTATGAGTTTAAGGGCGGGACTGGCACCGCCTCGCGCCGCATTACAGTGGCCGGGGCGGCATATACGCTTGGTGTTATGGTGCAGGCCAATCACGGGACGCGCGCGGCCTTTGAGGTGGCGGGCGTGCCAGTGGGGCGGGAGATGACCGAAGATTTGGTCTACCCGTCCGAGATGGGCTCGATCATCGTGGTAATCGCCACCGACGCGCCGTTACTCCCGCATCAACTGAACCGGCTCGCCCGGCGCGGTGGCATCGGGATTGGACGCAACGGGACCACGGGCGGGCATAACTCAGGCGATATCTTTCTCGCCTTCAGCACTGCCAATCCGCAAGCAAACCCTTGGCACACGCCGGATGTAATGACGCTGGCGGCGTTGAAGGACAGTCATCTTGACTACTTCTATACCGCCGCAGTGCAGGCGACTGAGGAAGCCGTGCTGAACGCGATGGTCGCCGCCGAGGACCGTGTGGCGGTGAAGCCTGCCGGCAAACTTGTACGCGCTATCGACCATGAGAGGCTGCGCGCTGTCATGGTCGCCGCGCGCGCCATCTGA
- a CDS encoding C45 family autoproteolytic acyltransferase/hydolase, with translation MDIIDCIGSPRTRGEVHGEVLRKRIATALENWEAATMAGLGPRAPADFDGYCDDFLSGTALLQRAEAVTPDLMAELRGIAIGAGQSFARMAVYNLMDEQWWYDAAPKAPPPGCSLIAQRVPGGHVLAQNMDLPAHMEGSQVALRLGGPDMPETVMLSAAGMIGLTGVNSAGLAIGVNTLLMLAHVADGLPVAFAVRHALGARNRATAQRRLAEVGHASGQHYAIATREGITSLECSARTCSALPIPDNGRLLHTNHPLISSDIDTTALARLGATGFTKSSANRLSWLKTRQDGLTTAEEVRTLFNDADAPICMRAKTHGGSSTFATVLYSMTDSINIRMRQGIAESAPWQEFNFLEDAGA, from the coding sequence ATGGATATCATCGATTGCATCGGCAGTCCGCGCACCCGCGGCGAAGTTCATGGCGAGGTGCTGCGCAAACGGATCGCCACGGCGCTGGAGAATTGGGAGGCTGCGACAATGGCGGGGCTGGGGCCGCGCGCGCCTGCGGATTTTGATGGCTACTGCGACGACTTCCTCTCCGGCACCGCCTTGCTGCAACGCGCTGAGGCGGTGACACCCGATTTGATGGCTGAGTTGCGCGGCATCGCGATCGGCGCGGGCCAAAGCTTTGCTCGGATGGCGGTCTATAACCTAATGGATGAGCAATGGTGGTATGACGCCGCCCCGAAGGCACCGCCGCCGGGCTGCAGCCTCATCGCGCAGCGCGTGCCGGGTGGGCATGTGCTGGCTCAAAATATGGACCTTCCTGCGCATATGGAGGGCTCACAGGTGGCCCTGCGCCTTGGCGGGCCAGACATGCCGGAGACCGTGATGTTAAGCGCCGCCGGGATGATCGGGCTGACAGGTGTTAATTCCGCCGGGTTGGCGATTGGCGTGAACACCCTGCTGATGTTGGCGCATGTCGCTGACGGCCTGCCGGTTGCCTTTGCCGTCCGACATGCCCTCGGCGCACGCAACAGGGCAACGGCACAAAGACGCTTGGCCGAGGTGGGGCACGCCAGCGGACAGCATTACGCAATCGCCACGCGGGAGGGGATCACATCGCTCGAATGTTCCGCAAGAACCTGCTCGGCGCTGCCCATACCGGACAACGGCAGGCTATTGCACACCAATCACCCCCTGATCAGTTCGGACATCGACACAACCGCACTGGCGCGCCTAGGTGCGACCGGCTTTACAAAAAGCTCGGCCAATCGCCTGAGTTGGTTGAAGACCCGGCAAGACGGGCTGACAACCGCAGAGGAGGTCAGAACGCTATTTAACGACGCGGACGCGCCGATCTGTATGCGTGCGAAAACCCATGGAGGGTCCAGCACCTTTGCCACCGTCCTTTACAGCATGACCGACAGCATCAATATCCGTATGCGTCAGGGCATAGCGGAAAGTGCGCCCTGGCAGGAGTTCAATTTTCTGGAAGACGCGGGCGCATAA